The genomic interval GAAGAACACCGCGTCGCCCTTGTCCAGCGGCAACTGCACGTGGTTCTCCACGAAGTGCGCCTGGAACTCCGGCCGCCGGTACGCCAGGTATCCCAGGGCGTACTTCTGCGAGTGCGGCAGGTACAACGTCGGCCCCGACTCCACCGGCATGTCACAGTGTGCGACCGCTCCCTGCAAGGTGAGCACGGCCGACAGCCGATGGACGTGCTCCGGGTACTGCGCCGCGACCTCGTCGGACTGGAATCCCAGGTGGTAGTCGCGGTGCACCGTCTGCCCGTCGCCGCCCGGGTTCACCACGTTCACCTGCGAAGTGACCTGGTACGCCGGTCCGAGCCAAGCGGCCGACACCAGCGCGAGCAGGTCGTTCGCGTAGTACGCCGTGAACACCTCGGGCGCACCGATCGCAAGCTTCTCGAGCGCGTTCCAGACCCGGTCGTTCGCGCCCGGCTTCGCGAAATGGTCGCCGGCCGCGACGCCGGTCCGATGCTGCTCGTCGATCAGCCGGTTGAACTCGGCGGTCGTGGCGTCGACCACCTCGTTGCCGAAGGCACCTTTCAGGACGATGATCCCCGGGCCGTCGGCGAACGCCCGGACGAACTCGGTCTGCACCGCGCGGGGATCCGCGGCCCGGACCCGCGCCGCGTCGTACATCGGGACCTGTTGCTCGACGGCCGCGGCGTACGGGTAGTCGTCCGGATCGGTCTGGTCCTTGACCACGCTCAGCAGATCCTCGAGCCGGGCATCAGCAGGGTTCAGCCACATGAGATGGCTCCTCTCGGTCTACCCCCAGCTAAGCACTTGCCCACGTTCGAGTAGGCGGGCCTGCAGTTTGTCGACGTCGACCTGCTGTACGTCGGTCTGCGCTCGGAGGGACTGCACTGCGGCGACGGCGGCGGACTCTGCGAGGACGCAGAAGACGGGTTCCATTCGCGTCGCGGCGTACCCGATGTGGGAGGCGGACAGGCAGACCGGGACGAGGAGGTTGGCACAGTCGCTCTGCTGTGGGGTGATGGCCCGGTAGGGGATCGGGTAGGGCTGACCGGTGCCCAGATGGCCGCCGATGAACATGTCACCCTCGGTGGCCACGCCCAGTTGACCAGATGGGTTGCGGCTGGCGATCCGGCGTACCGGATAGACGTCGACGCCGAACAGAGCGAGGCCGACGCTGTCCGGTGGCTCGGCCTGGTTGATCACGTCGGCGTGGGTGATCGTGTACTGACCGGCGAGCCGTCGGCACAC from Kribbella sp. NBC_00709 carries:
- a CDS encoding phytanoyl-CoA dioxygenase family protein, with the protein product MWLNPADARLEDLLSVVKDQTDPDDYPYAAAVEQQVPMYDAARVRAADPRAVQTEFVRAFADGPGIIVLKGAFGNEVVDATTAEFNRLIDEQHRTGVAAGDHFAKPGANDRVWNALEKLAIGAPEVFTAYYANDLLALVSAAWLGPAYQVTSQVNVVNPGGDGQTVHRDYHLGFQSDEVAAQYPEHVHRLSAVLTLQGAVAHCDMPVESGPTLYLPHSQKYALGYLAYRRPEFQAHFVENHVQLPLDKGDAVFFNPALFHAAGSNRSAGIQRMANLLQVSSAFGRAMESIDRARMAQAVYPALLTLTDPAAAENVIAATAEGYAFPTNLDRDQPIGGLAPQSQADVLRSAVTQRWRPEELHQALAGHAVRRQTHDRNA